One region of Raphanus sativus cultivar WK10039 unplaced genomic scaffold, ASM80110v3 Scaffold0372, whole genome shotgun sequence genomic DNA includes:
- the LOC130502004 gene encoding protein PHR1-LIKE 2-like isoform X1, which produces MYSAILDGGAYHGPLDGTNLPGDACLVLTTDPKPRLRWTAELHEKFVEAVAELGGPEKATPKTLMRAMGVKGLTLYHLKSHLQKFRQGRQACKESTDNSNKDASCVGESQDTGSSSPSSLKLAAQEQNESYQVTEALRAQMEVQRRLHEQLEHGQVQRRLQVRIEAQGKYLQSILEKACKAFEEQAAMYTGLETAREELSELAIKVSNSSQGATVPPYFDSTKMMMMMMPSLSELEVVGIDHKSNITTNCSVESSLTSNTNGSSVSAAASMKKRHRGDNVAYEGSWTVPSSTIG; this is translated from the exons ATGTACTCGGCGATTCTCGACGGCGGTGCGTACCATGGACCTCTCGACGGAACTAATCTCCCCGGAGACGCCTGTTTGGTGTTGACCACCGATCCCAAACCCCGTCTCCGGTGGACGGCGGAGCTCCACGAGAAGTTCGTTGAAGCCGTCGCGGAACTCGGTGGTCCCGAAA AAGCGACGCCCAAAACTCTAATGAGGGCAATGGGAGTGAAAGGTCTCACACTCTACCACCTCAAATCTCATCTTCAG AAATTTCGCCAAGGGAGGCAAGCTTGCAAAGAATCAACTGATAACTCCAACAAGGATG CTTCTTGTGTTGGGGAGAGTCAGGACACAGGTTCATCTTCACCCTCATCATTGAAACTGGCTGCTCAGGAACAGAACGA GAGTTACCAAGTCACTGAAGCTCTACGCGCTCAGATGGAAGTCCAAAGAAGACTACACGAGCAGTTGGAG CATGGGCAGGTGCAACGGAGACTCCAGGTAAGGATAGAGGCACAAGGGAAGTACCTGCAGTCGATTCTTGAGAAAGCTTGCAAGGCCTTTGAGGAGCAAGCTGCTATGTATACTGGGCTTGAGACAGCTAGGGAAGAGCTATCGGAGCTAGCCATAAAAGTCTCAAACAGCTCTCAAGGAGCAACAGTCCCCCCGTACTTTGATTCaacaaagatgatgatgatgatgatgccaTCTTTGTCCGAGCTTGAAGTAGTAGGAATAGACCACAAAAGCAACATCACGACCAACTGTTCTGTTGAAAGCTCTCTGACTTCGAACACGAATGGGAGCTCGGTGTCTGCTGCTGCATCGATGAAGAAGAGGCATCGTGGAGACAATGTCGCGTATGAAGGGAGCTGGACTGTGCCTAGTAGTACCATTGGATAA
- the LOC130502004 gene encoding protein PHR1-LIKE 2-like isoform X2 encodes MYSAILDGGAYHGPLDGTNLPGDACLVLTTDPKPRLRWTAELHEKFVEAVAELGGPEKATPKTLMRAMGVKGLTLYHLKSHLQKFRQGRQACKESTDNSNKDASCVGESQDTGSSSPSSLKLAAQEQNESYQVTEALRAQMEVQRRLHEQLEVQRRLQVRIEAQGKYLQSILEKACKAFEEQAAMYTGLETAREELSELAIKVSNSSQGATVPPYFDSTKMMMMMMPSLSELEVVGIDHKSNITTNCSVESSLTSNTNGSSVSAAASMKKRHRGDNVAYEGSWTVPSSTIG; translated from the exons ATGTACTCGGCGATTCTCGACGGCGGTGCGTACCATGGACCTCTCGACGGAACTAATCTCCCCGGAGACGCCTGTTTGGTGTTGACCACCGATCCCAAACCCCGTCTCCGGTGGACGGCGGAGCTCCACGAGAAGTTCGTTGAAGCCGTCGCGGAACTCGGTGGTCCCGAAA AAGCGACGCCCAAAACTCTAATGAGGGCAATGGGAGTGAAAGGTCTCACACTCTACCACCTCAAATCTCATCTTCAG AAATTTCGCCAAGGGAGGCAAGCTTGCAAAGAATCAACTGATAACTCCAACAAGGATG CTTCTTGTGTTGGGGAGAGTCAGGACACAGGTTCATCTTCACCCTCATCATTGAAACTGGCTGCTCAGGAACAGAACGA GAGTTACCAAGTCACTGAAGCTCTACGCGCTCAGATGGAAGTCCAAAGAAGACTACACGAGCAGTTGGAG GTGCAACGGAGACTCCAGGTAAGGATAGAGGCACAAGGGAAGTACCTGCAGTCGATTCTTGAGAAAGCTTGCAAGGCCTTTGAGGAGCAAGCTGCTATGTATACTGGGCTTGAGACAGCTAGGGAAGAGCTATCGGAGCTAGCCATAAAAGTCTCAAACAGCTCTCAAGGAGCAACAGTCCCCCCGTACTTTGATTCaacaaagatgatgatgatgatgatgccaTCTTTGTCCGAGCTTGAAGTAGTAGGAATAGACCACAAAAGCAACATCACGACCAACTGTTCTGTTGAAAGCTCTCTGACTTCGAACACGAATGGGAGCTCGGTGTCTGCTGCTGCATCGATGAAGAAGAGGCATCGTGGAGACAATGTCGCGTATGAAGGGAGCTGGACTGTGCCTAGTAGTACCATTGGATAA
- the LOC130502000 gene encoding probable pectinesterase 29, which yields MGTRRLFVALFCCFWLPLIIEATPYRVYHQQVYVEQSGHGNFTKIQKAIDSVPVNNRHWFFINVAAGVYKEKIRIPYDKPFIVIVGAGKRQTRVEWNDHDSVAQSPTFATVADNTVVKSLTFVNTYNFPINGKVNKTPRIPAVAALINGDKCAFYSVGFSGIQDTLWDADGRHFFHRCTIRGAVDFIFGNGQSIYKKCVIKVLGGTLKPGVAGYITAQGRTNPYDSSGFVFIDSLVYGSGKAFLGRPWRSYARVIFYNTDLTNVVVPQGWESWHLRGHESQLTFAEIGCYGSGSNTGRRVSWVKKLSRFSVQSLVNLEFINSGGWVQALPIAV from the exons ATGGGAACTCGTCGACTTTTCGTCGCTCTTTTCTGTTGTTTTTGGTTACCCCTTATCATCGAAGCTACACCATACAGAGTGTACCACCAACAAGTGTACGTGGAACAATCGGGCCATGGAAATTTCACGAAGATACAAAAAGCTATTGATTCGGTCCCAGTCAACAACCGCCATTGGTTCTTCATCAACGTTGCAGCCGGCGTTTACAA GGAGAAAATAAGAATACCGTATGATAAACCGTTCATAGTAATAGTTGGAGCTGGAAAGAGGCAAACTAGAGTTGAATGGAATGATCATGACTCGGTTGCGCAAAGCCCTACCTTTGCTACTGTCGCCGATAACACCGTCGTTAAAAGCCTTACTTTCGTG AATACGTACAATTTCCCGATTAATGGGAAAGTGAACAAAACCCCTAGGATCCCTGCCGTGGCGGCGTTGATCAACGGTGATAAATGTGCTTTTTACTCGGTAGGATTTTCTGGAATTCAAGATACCTTGTGGGATGCTGATGGCCGACACTTCTTCCACCGCTGCACTATCCGAGGCGCCGTTGATTTCATATTCGGTAACGGGCAATCTATTTACAAG AAATGCGTGATAAAAGTGCTAGGAGGGACGCTAAAACCGGGTGTAGCTGGTTACATAACGGCTCAAGGACGGACCAACCCATATGACTCTAGCGGATTTGTGTTCATAGACAGCCTCGTTTACGGATCGGGCAAGGCTTTCTTGGGCAGACCGTGGCGCAGTTACGCTCGAGTGATCTTTTACAATACAGACCTGACCAACGTGGTTGTTCCCCAAGGTTGGGAATCATGGCACTTAAGGGGCCATGAATCTCAGCTGACGTTTGCAGAGATTGGATGCTATGGGAGTGGATCGAATACGGGGAGACGTGTGAGCTGGGTTAAGAAGCTGAGTAGATTCAGTGTTCAAAGTTTGGTTAATCTCGAATTTATTAATAGTGGTGGATGGGTTCAAGCTTTGCCCATTGCTGTTtga